From a single Aggregatilinea lenta genomic region:
- a CDS encoding GAF domain-containing protein produces the protein MDSTLIVVMVVGATLAVGGFGFGLLTGYWRGRARGIALAANERPTPELDMIAGAGNAILSVPLRVDPLCEVIYQQATRIVDTRNFQIGLFDGNDYEIKVWLRAAQRLPAQRFVNVADDGIVGWIRRTGSGLLVRDFQREWDTLPARPSHYSVKPARSAIFAPLISGGDVLGVIAVQSDQPDSFNDEDMRLLTLLANQASSAIRNAQMFESAQEQARQLQLINDVSRQLTAIQPLPDLFRQIVTLIHEAFGYYAVSIFIWNEKTDTIQLRASSHADFIASDFSTAPGQGLVGWAATEQQSAVAPNAVEDPRFLPTVALAETRSEVCVPLIVQQRVMGVLDVQSDELDTFGSDDVFMLEALAGQLALAIQEAESYDAERRQTERVNAMTEVARALVSILDIDDLLDEVVDLVTDHLGYDRVHLFLRVAERLAFRSGSGVNSGRWALEKLSYPLEGKGMIPLAAREGRPVISGNVREEDAYIPGPGREDTVSEMAVPIRMGPHLLGVFDIQSPEPDAFTEDDSLLIQALADTVAIALRNASLFANEQRRRMLSETLRELSTVLGSSLDLNSVLDGILVGLERVVDYTAGVILLRDTDNDCYRASAAQGDIVDADSPIWAETIREDEVSEDRLLDMLHRLYSHAHDADAAHDEILVPLTVAGESIGTLIIERIGADRFTPEDKEIISTFASQAAIAITNAQLYMAQREEAWVSTALLQVAEATARATTLDEVLSTVARITPLLVGVEWSAVLLADQPSVFRVVEIAGTRPELAAAFNKFTLTPLTWPPLADLSTTGQPVLIDGSTPKPDNLPVDINIGQGVMLPLFAKGELMGLILIGQSDDTEPMTERKIELVSGIANQAALAIESAQLFAAQQEEAWVTTALLQVAEAVNTQIDADQSLDTIVRLTPLLVGVERCGVMKWDHENLCFVGGPAWGLSPEHRSSFAHVELPVDEGPFLMQLTETADPLSAGVGGECPLPPVLQTLFESPALLGLPLIARGHLVGAMMVDHPALGGPIDQRRLNILTGIAHQTALALENARLQAEATAAERIERELEVARGIQTSFLPDTTPRESGWDVSAFYRAARQVGGDFYDFFPLDDHKWAVVIADVADKGVPAALFMALCRTLLRAVGTNRRSPGETLTRVNDLLLDDNRAELFVTVWYGVWDAQSGCLTFCSGGHNPPLLVHADGRAEQLVARGIALGVVPNIRLDEKEVTIRPGELVALYTDGVTEAIRSDQSAFGVAGLQSALVASRNRPATQIGRHVLDAVDSFVLGEAQFDDITLVVIKRLEADPDALDLDSP, from the coding sequence TTGGACAGTACGCTCATCGTCGTCATGGTGGTGGGTGCCACGCTGGCGGTCGGCGGCTTTGGCTTCGGCCTGCTCACCGGCTACTGGCGCGGACGTGCACGGGGCATCGCCCTGGCCGCCAACGAGCGCCCCACCCCCGAGCTGGATATGATCGCCGGGGCGGGCAATGCCATCCTGAGTGTGCCCCTGCGCGTCGATCCGCTGTGTGAGGTCATTTACCAGCAGGCGACGCGCATCGTCGATACGCGCAACTTCCAGATCGGGCTGTTCGACGGCAACGACTACGAGATCAAAGTGTGGCTGCGCGCCGCGCAGCGCCTGCCTGCGCAGCGCTTCGTCAACGTCGCGGATGACGGCATCGTCGGTTGGATCAGGCGCACCGGCTCCGGCCTGCTCGTGCGCGACTTCCAGCGCGAATGGGACACCCTGCCCGCGCGCCCCAGCCACTACAGCGTCAAGCCCGCGCGCTCGGCCATCTTCGCCCCGCTGATCTCCGGCGGCGACGTGCTGGGCGTGATCGCCGTGCAGAGTGACCAGCCGGACAGCTTCAACGACGAGGACATGCGCCTGCTGACGCTGCTCGCCAACCAGGCGTCCAGCGCGATCCGCAACGCGCAGATGTTCGAGTCCGCGCAGGAGCAGGCCCGCCAGCTTCAACTGATCAACGACGTCTCGCGCCAGCTCACCGCGATCCAGCCCCTGCCGGACCTGTTCCGCCAGATCGTGACGCTGATTCACGAGGCGTTCGGCTACTACGCGGTCAGCATCTTCATCTGGAACGAAAAGACCGACACCATCCAACTGCGCGCCAGCAGCCACGCCGACTTCATCGCCAGCGATTTTTCCACCGCGCCGGGCCAGGGTCTCGTCGGCTGGGCGGCGACGGAACAGCAGTCTGCCGTGGCGCCCAACGCGGTCGAAGATCCCCGCTTTTTGCCGACCGTCGCGCTGGCCGAGACGCGCTCGGAAGTCTGCGTGCCGCTGATCGTGCAGCAGCGCGTAATGGGCGTGCTCGACGTGCAGAGCGACGAGCTGGACACGTTCGGCAGCGACGACGTGTTCATGCTCGAAGCGCTGGCCGGGCAACTCGCGCTCGCCATTCAGGAAGCCGAATCCTACGACGCGGAGCGCCGCCAGACCGAGCGCGTCAACGCCATGACCGAGGTCGCGCGGGCGCTGGTGTCGATCCTCGACATTGACGACCTGCTGGACGAAGTGGTCGATCTGGTCACCGATCACCTCGGCTACGACCGCGTACACCTGTTCCTGCGCGTCGCAGAGCGGCTGGCGTTCCGCAGCGGTAGCGGCGTGAACAGCGGGCGCTGGGCGCTCGAAAAGCTCTCGTACCCACTGGAAGGCAAGGGCATGATCCCGCTCGCCGCGCGCGAAGGCCGCCCGGTCATCAGCGGCAACGTGCGCGAGGAAGACGCCTACATCCCCGGCCCCGGACGCGAAGACACGGTCAGCGAAATGGCCGTGCCGATCCGCATGGGGCCGCACCTGCTGGGCGTGTTCGACATTCAAAGCCCGGAACCGGACGCCTTCACCGAAGACGACAGCCTGCTGATCCAGGCGCTGGCGGACACGGTCGCGATCGCGCTGCGCAACGCCAGTCTGTTCGCCAACGAGCAGCGGCGGCGCATGCTCTCCGAGACCCTGCGCGAGCTGAGCACCGTGCTCGGCTCCTCGCTGGACCTCAACAGCGTGTTGGACGGCATCCTGGTCGGGCTGGAACGTGTGGTCGATTACACGGCGGGCGTCATCCTGCTGCGCGACACCGACAACGACTGTTACCGGGCCAGCGCCGCCCAGGGCGACATCGTGGACGCAGATTCGCCCATCTGGGCCGAGACGATCCGCGAGGACGAGGTCAGCGAGGACCGTCTGCTCGACATGCTGCACCGCCTCTACAGCCACGCCCACGACGCCGACGCCGCGCACGACGAAATCCTCGTGCCGCTGACCGTCGCGGGCGAGTCGATCGGCACCCTGATCATCGAGCGCATCGGCGCAGACCGCTTCACGCCGGAAGACAAAGAAATCATCAGCACGTTTGCCAGTCAGGCCGCCATCGCCATCACCAACGCGCAGTTGTACATGGCCCAGCGCGAAGAAGCGTGGGTGTCGACCGCGCTGCTGCAGGTGGCCGAGGCGACCGCCCGTGCCACGACGCTGGACGAGGTGCTGAGCACCGTCGCGCGCATCACGCCGCTGCTGGTCGGCGTGGAATGGAGCGCGGTACTGCTGGCCGACCAGCCGTCGGTCTTCCGCGTGGTGGAGATCGCCGGGACGCGCCCGGAGCTGGCCGCCGCGTTCAACAAGTTCACGCTTACGCCGCTCACGTGGCCGCCGCTGGCCGACCTCAGCACGACCGGCCAGCCGGTGCTCATCGACGGCAGCACGCCCAAGCCCGACAACCTGCCGGTCGATATCAACATCGGCCAGGGGGTAATGCTGCCCCTGTTCGCCAAGGGCGAGCTGATGGGCCTGATCCTGATTGGCCAGAGCGACGACACCGAGCCGATGACCGAGCGTAAGATCGAGTTGGTAAGCGGCATCGCCAACCAGGCCGCGCTCGCCATCGAAAGCGCGCAGTTGTTCGCTGCCCAGCAGGAAGAAGCGTGGGTGACGACGGCCCTGCTCCAGGTGGCCGAAGCGGTCAACACGCAGATCGACGCCGACCAGAGCCTGGACACCATCGTGCGCCTGACTCCGCTGCTGGTGGGCGTCGAGCGCTGCGGCGTCATGAAGTGGGATCACGAAAATCTGTGCTTTGTAGGCGGCCCGGCATGGGGCCTTTCGCCGGAACACCGGTCGAGCTTTGCCCACGTCGAGCTGCCCGTGGACGAGGGACCGTTCCTGATGCAGCTGACCGAAACCGCCGATCCGCTCTCGGCGGGCGTCGGCGGCGAGTGCCCGCTGCCGCCCGTGCTGCAAACTCTGTTCGAAAGCCCCGCGCTGCTGGGCCTGCCGCTGATCGCGCGCGGGCACCTCGTCGGCGCGATGATGGTGGACCACCCCGCGCTCGGCGGCCCGATCGACCAGCGACGCCTGAACATCCTGACCGGCATCGCGCACCAGACCGCGCTCGCGCTGGAAAACGCCCGGCTCCAGGCGGAAGCGACCGCCGCCGAGCGCATCGAGCGCGAGCTGGAAGTGGCGCGCGGCATCCAGACCAGCTTTTTGCCGGACACGACCCCGCGCGAATCGGGCTGGGACGTCTCCGCGTTTTACCGCGCCGCGCGACAGGTCGGCGGCGACTTCTACGACTTCTTCCCGCTGGACGATCACAAGTGGGCGGTCGTCATTGCGGACGTGGCGGACAAGGGCGTCCCGGCGGCGCTGTTCATGGCGTTGTGCCGCACCCTGCTGCGCGCGGTCGGTACCAACCGCCGCTCGCCGGGCGAGACGCTGACGCGCGTCAACGATCTGCTGCTCGACGACAACCGCGCCGAGCTGTTCGTCACAGTCTGGTACGGGGTGTGGGACGCCCAAAGCGGCTGCCTGACCTTCTGTAGTGGCGGCCACAACCCGCCGCTGTTGGTCCACGCCGACGGGCGCGCCGAGCAGCTCGTGGCGCGCGGCATCGCCCTGGGCGTCGTGCCGAACATCCGGCTGGACGAAAAAGAGGTCACGATCCGCCCCGGCGAGCTGGTCGCGCTCTACACCGACGGCGTCACCGAGGCGATCCGCAGCGACCAGAGCGCGTTCGGCGTGGCGGGCCTGCAATCGGCGCTCGTCGCCAGCCGCAACCGCCCGGCGACCCAGATCGGCAGGCACGTGCTCGACGCCGTGGACAGCTTCGTGCTGGGCGAGGCGCAGTTCGACGACATCACACTGGTGGTGATCAAACGCCTGGAAGCCGATCCGGACGCACTCGACCTCGACAGCCCGTGA
- a CDS encoding NUDIX hydrolase: protein MDAEMTAADGAAPHTGPRRRLARALQRFPWAAYAVQRIYQLAQPRFTIGAVGVLLDASGERVLLVEHVFHAVHPWGLPGGWLGRREDPAVGVAREFREETGLRVRAVRPLLVQRAPGMPHHMDVAYLCVLDGDGQAIRLSGELLAARWTPIDAVPPMIEFQALALRAALDGPEL from the coding sequence ATGGACGCCGAGATGACGGCAGCGGACGGCGCAGCGCCCCACACCGGACCCCGGCGCAGGTTGGCGCGCGCGCTGCAGCGCTTCCCGTGGGCGGCGTATGCGGTCCAGCGGATCTACCAACTCGCGCAGCCGCGCTTCACGATTGGGGCGGTCGGCGTGCTGCTCGACGCATCCGGCGAGCGCGTGCTGCTGGTGGAGCACGTATTCCACGCCGTGCACCCGTGGGGACTGCCGGGCGGCTGGCTGGGACGGCGCGAAGATCCGGCGGTAGGCGTGGCGCGGGAGTTCCGCGAGGAAACCGGGCTGCGCGTGCGCGCGGTGCGACCGCTGCTGGTGCAGCGTGCGCCGGGCATGCCCCATCACATGGACGTGGCGTACCTGTGCGTGCTGGATGGCGACGGGCAGGCGATCCGGCTGAGCGGCGAGCTGCTCGCCGCGCGTTGGACGCCCATCGACGCCGTGCCGCCGATGATCGAATTCCAGGCGCTGGCGCTGCGTGCGGCGCTGGATGGCCCGGAACTATAA
- a CDS encoding serine hydrolase, which produces MEYGHLREDRRRLQLPVLEIFSALLLLAAIVVSMIELVQYSNTQESLQPDVTVAGVPVGGLEEAQAQARWEAVYMNQPVELVYNGSTIYLDPQAVGFRTNSDAMLGSVRSQSSRQKNFWLGFWNYLWRRPVGAITVPLDVTLEEGDLREYLEALAARYDQPLAEGGGFDVNTLTFRLSVASSRLDVDAALPLIEAALQQPETQARKVILPMVQIDAPRQDINSLRDALLTLFQSRGFQYNGADTLASVYILNISTGEEVVIQPDIAYSAVSTIKIPIMVNLFRDKLLVESEPDVAYLLTESILCSNNSASNFLMQVTGTGTNEEAMLREGLNQVSCTAQDLGAEHTFISAPLYVGEERLQFEAAVCRPDTPANEEFDANPDPYAETTAEDMGLLLSEIYDCAEYGSGLKAVYPDAYTQQECSQMIEVMSGNRIDRLMELGIPLGTRIAHKNGWGTETTGDAGIVYAPNGPYIFVMYTWERDLDGNNLPTIDSWVLLEEASRLTYNYFNPETAMYQRRAPINELTAIDCVTVSSSDQVNLNDINANRLDENGDPLPTACYGGAGDCRTFDGWNQ; this is translated from the coding sequence GTGGAATACGGACATTTGCGCGAGGACCGGCGCAGGCTGCAGCTGCCGGTGCTGGAAATCTTCTCGGCCCTGCTGCTGCTGGCGGCGATCGTGGTAAGCATGATCGAGCTGGTGCAGTACAGCAATACCCAGGAATCGCTCCAGCCGGATGTCACGGTGGCGGGGGTTCCGGTCGGTGGGCTGGAAGAAGCACAGGCGCAGGCACGCTGGGAAGCGGTCTACATGAACCAGCCGGTCGAGCTGGTCTACAACGGCAGCACGATTTACCTCGATCCGCAGGCGGTGGGCTTTCGCACCAACAGCGACGCGATGCTTGGCTCCGTGCGGTCGCAGAGCAGCCGCCAGAAGAACTTCTGGTTGGGCTTCTGGAACTACCTGTGGCGGCGGCCCGTCGGCGCGATCACCGTGCCGCTCGACGTGACGCTGGAAGAAGGCGATCTGCGCGAGTACCTGGAGGCGCTGGCCGCGCGCTATGACCAGCCGCTGGCCGAGGGCGGTGGGTTCGACGTCAACACGCTGACCTTCCGCCTGTCGGTGGCGAGCAGCCGCCTGGATGTGGACGCCGCCCTCCCGCTGATCGAGGCGGCGCTCCAGCAGCCGGAGACGCAGGCCCGCAAGGTGATCCTGCCGATGGTCCAGATCGACGCGCCGCGCCAGGACATCAACTCGCTGCGCGACGCGCTGCTGACGCTGTTCCAGTCGCGCGGGTTCCAGTACAACGGCGCGGACACGCTGGCCTCGGTCTATATCCTGAACATATCGACTGGCGAAGAGGTCGTCATCCAGCCGGACATCGCGTACAGCGCGGTCAGCACGATCAAGATCCCGATCATGGTCAACCTGTTCCGCGACAAGCTGCTGGTCGAAAGCGAGCCGGACGTCGCGTATCTGCTCACCGAGTCGATCCTGTGCAGCAATAACTCGGCGTCCAACTTCCTGATGCAGGTGACCGGCACGGGAACCAACGAAGAAGCGATGCTGCGCGAGGGGCTGAATCAGGTCTCGTGCACGGCGCAGGATCTCGGCGCGGAGCACACCTTCATCAGCGCGCCGCTGTACGTGGGCGAGGAGCGGCTGCAGTTCGAGGCGGCGGTGTGCCGTCCCGACACGCCCGCCAACGAGGAATTTGACGCCAACCCCGATCCGTACGCGGAGACGACCGCTGAGGATATGGGGCTGCTCTTGAGCGAAATCTACGACTGCGCGGAGTATGGCAGCGGCCTGAAGGCGGTCTATCCCGACGCGTACACGCAGCAGGAATGCAGCCAGATGATCGAGGTCATGAGCGGCAACCGCATCGACCGCCTGATGGAGCTGGGCATCCCGCTGGGCACGCGCATCGCGCACAAGAACGGCTGGGGCACGGAGACGACCGGCGATGCGGGCATCGTCTATGCGCCGAACGGCCCGTACATCTTTGTGATGTACACGTGGGAGCGCGACCTGGACGGCAACAACCTGCCGACGATCGACAGTTGGGTGCTGCTCGAAGAAGCCAGCCGCCTGACGTACAACTACTTCAACCCGGAGACGGCGATGTACCAGCGCCGCGCGCCGATCAACGAGCTGACCGCGATCGACTGCGTGACGGTATCCTCGTCCGATCAGGTGAACCTGAACGACATCAACGCGAACCGCCTCGACGAAAACGGCGATCCGCTGCCGACCGCCTGTTACGGCGGTGCGGGCGACTGCCGCACGTTCGACGGCTGGAACCAATGA